Proteins encoded together in one Streptomyces sp. TLI_171 window:
- a CDS encoding HD domain-containing protein, producing the protein MDDDLTLHPLPDDVTLLLAGAAAPPRLVAHLRLVHDVAVRLADWTAARCPGLSFDRAAVLFGAATHDIGKAVHRAELSGPGSAHEPAGRELLLAAGVEPRLARFAAGHACWGPSSGVEDLLVSLADKVWKNKRLPELEDLLVDALVRAGGGERWAEFLALDEELTDLGDGAEARLAYQARFPVDVGRLG; encoded by the coding sequence GTGGACGACGACCTGACCCTGCATCCGTTGCCGGACGACGTGACGCTGCTGCTGGCCGGGGCGGCGGCTCCGCCGCGGCTGGTGGCGCACCTGCGACTGGTGCACGACGTGGCGGTCCGGTTGGCCGACTGGACGGCGGCCCGCTGTCCGGGCCTGTCCTTCGACCGGGCGGCGGTGCTGTTCGGTGCGGCGACCCACGACATCGGCAAGGCGGTGCACCGGGCGGAGCTGTCCGGCCCGGGTTCGGCGCACGAGCCCGCCGGGCGGGAGCTGCTGCTGGCGGCGGGCGTGGAGCCGCGGCTGGCCCGGTTCGCGGCCGGTCACGCCTGCTGGGGGCCGTCCTCCGGGGTGGAGGACCTGCTGGTGAGCCTGGCCGACAAGGTGTGGAAGAACAAGCGGCTGCCGGAGCTGGAGGACCTGCTGGTCGACGCCCTGGTGCGGGCCGGCGGCGGTGAGCGCTGGGCCGAGTTCCTGGCCCTGGACGAGGAGTTGACCGATCTCGGGGACGGCGCGGAGGCGCGCCTGGCGTACCAGGCGCGCTTCCCGGTCGACGTGGGGCGGCTCGGCTAG
- a CDS encoding GNAT family N-acetyltransferase — protein MEIRPTTDEDFDVFVDTMHAAFALFREETDEGRTGAWWSAFELDRGLLAVADGRPVGTAGAYTLELTLPGGAIVPVSGVTAVGVLPSHRRRGVLTAMMRRQLAELRARGEAVAVLLASEALIYRRFGYGPATYTQRYTVPKHRAALTPPRAGATDPGTVELLRRSDAVELLEQVYDRYRRTQPGAVSRPHRWWARGAGQPPVSSAKPRYIALHRDADGVPDGYASYSVEDPRSLVVDETVAATDAAYSALARYLLQHDLVQEVVFKHFPPGHPLPWQLADYNAGQPGKHTDWLWVRVLDVPGALTSRGWSADGELVLDVDDPFLGEHHRHLLTVRAGRAGCVPTDREPDLSLDISDLGSILLGGTTPGTLVRAGHIRAHHPAAAALADALFRAERAPHCLHWF, from the coding sequence ATCGAGATCCGTCCGACCACCGACGAGGACTTCGACGTCTTCGTGGACACCATGCACGCCGCGTTCGCGCTGTTCCGCGAGGAGACGGACGAGGGCCGCACCGGTGCCTGGTGGTCGGCGTTCGAACTGGACCGCGGCCTGCTCGCGGTGGCGGACGGGCGGCCGGTGGGCACCGCCGGCGCGTACACCCTCGAACTGACCCTGCCCGGCGGCGCGATCGTCCCGGTCTCCGGGGTGACGGCCGTCGGCGTGCTGCCCTCGCACCGACGGCGCGGCGTGCTCACCGCGATGATGCGCCGTCAACTCGCCGAACTGCGCGCCCGCGGCGAGGCCGTCGCCGTGCTGCTCGCCTCCGAGGCGCTGATCTACCGCCGCTTCGGCTACGGCCCCGCCACCTACACCCAGCGCTACACGGTCCCCAAGCACCGCGCCGCCCTCACCCCGCCGCGGGCCGGCGCCACCGACCCCGGCACGGTCGAGCTGCTCCGCCGCAGCGACGCCGTCGAACTGCTGGAACAGGTCTACGACCGGTACCGGCGCACCCAGCCCGGCGCGGTCTCCCGGCCGCACCGCTGGTGGGCGCGCGGCGCCGGCCAGCCCCCGGTCTCCTCCGCCAAGCCGCGCTACATCGCCCTGCACCGGGACGCCGACGGCGTCCCCGACGGCTACGCCAGCTACTCGGTCGAGGACCCGCGCTCGCTGGTCGTGGACGAGACCGTCGCCGCCACCGACGCCGCGTACTCCGCGCTCGCCCGCTACCTGCTCCAGCACGACCTGGTCCAGGAAGTCGTGTTCAAGCACTTCCCGCCCGGGCACCCGCTGCCCTGGCAGCTCGCCGACTACAACGCCGGGCAGCCCGGCAAGCACACCGACTGGCTCTGGGTCCGGGTGCTGGACGTGCCGGGCGCCCTCACCTCCCGCGGCTGGTCCGCCGACGGCGAGCTGGTCCTCGACGTCGACGACCCGTTCCTCGGCGAACACCACCGCCACCTGCTGACCGTCCGCGCCGGCCGGGCCGGGTGCGTTCCCACCGACCGCGAGCCCGACCTCTCGCTCGACATCAGCGACCTGGGCTCGATCCTGCTCGGCGGCACCACCCCCGGCACGCTGGTCCGGGCCGGCCACATCCGGGCCCACCACCCGGCCGCCGCCGCCCTCGCCGACGCCCTGTTCCGCGCCGAGCGCGCCCCGCACTGCCTGCACTGGTTCTGA
- the dnaB gene encoding replicative DNA helicase: MPVTRRSNTPAGPNGSSGGSGGGGGFQRRDGKGGDRFPGKGERRDRDGDRESGFGGEGFERVPPQDLAAEQSVLGGMLLSKDAIADVVEVLKPADYYRPAHELIHGAILDLYARGEPADPITVAGELTKRGELVRVGGASYLHTLVNSVPTAANAEYYAEIVHERAVLRRLVEAGTRIAGMGYAAEGDVDDIVNAAQAEIYAVTEQRTNEDYAPLADIMEGALDEIEAIGSRSGQMSGVPTGFADFDQLTNGLHPGQMIVIAARPAMGKSTLALDFARACSIHNNLPSVIFSLEMGRNEIAMRLLSAEARVALHHMRSGNMTDDDWTRVARRMPEVSAAPLYIDDSPNLSMMEIRAKCRRLKQRNDLRLVVIDYLQLMQAGGSRRAESRQQEVSDMSRNLKLLAKELEIPVIALSQLNRGPEQRTDKKPMVSDLRESGSIEQDADMVILLHREDAYEKESPRAGEADLIVAKHRNGPTATITVAFQGHYSRFVDMTRDVT; this comes from the coding sequence CTGCCCGTCACCCGCCGTTCGAACACCCCGGCCGGACCGAACGGCTCCAGCGGCGGCAGCGGCGGTGGCGGGGGCTTCCAGCGCCGCGACGGCAAGGGCGGCGACCGGTTCCCCGGCAAGGGCGAGCGCCGGGACCGGGACGGCGACCGCGAGTCCGGCTTCGGCGGCGAGGGTTTCGAACGCGTCCCCCCGCAGGACCTCGCGGCCGAACAGTCCGTGCTCGGCGGCATGCTGCTCTCCAAGGACGCCATCGCCGACGTGGTCGAGGTGCTCAAGCCCGCCGACTACTACCGGCCCGCCCACGAGCTGATCCACGGAGCGATCCTCGACCTCTACGCCCGCGGAGAGCCCGCCGACCCGATCACCGTGGCCGGCGAGCTCACCAAGCGCGGCGAACTGGTCCGCGTCGGCGGCGCCTCCTACCTGCACACCCTGGTCAACTCCGTTCCCACCGCGGCCAACGCCGAGTACTACGCCGAGATCGTCCACGAGCGCGCCGTGCTGCGCCGCCTGGTCGAGGCCGGCACCCGGATCGCCGGCATGGGCTACGCCGCCGAGGGCGACGTCGACGACATCGTCAACGCCGCCCAGGCGGAGATCTACGCCGTCACCGAACAGCGCACCAACGAGGACTACGCCCCTCTCGCCGACATCATGGAGGGCGCCCTCGACGAGATCGAGGCGATCGGCTCCCGCTCCGGCCAGATGTCCGGAGTCCCCACCGGCTTCGCCGACTTCGACCAGCTCACCAACGGCCTCCACCCCGGCCAGATGATCGTCATCGCGGCCCGCCCGGCCATGGGCAAGTCCACGCTCGCACTGGACTTCGCGCGGGCCTGTTCGATCCACAACAACCTGCCCAGCGTGATCTTCTCGCTGGAAATGGGACGCAACGAGATCGCCATGCGCCTGCTGTCGGCCGAGGCGCGGGTGGCGCTGCACCACATGCGGTCGGGCAACATGACGGACGACGACTGGACCCGGGTGGCCCGGCGGATGCCGGAGGTGAGCGCGGCGCCGCTGTACATCGACGACTCGCCGAACCTGTCGATGATGGAGATCCGGGCGAAGTGCCGGCGGCTGAAGCAGCGCAACGACCTGCGGCTGGTGGTCATCGACTACCTGCAGCTGATGCAGGCGGGCGGCTCGCGGCGGGCGGAGAGCCGGCAGCAGGAGGTCTCGGACATGTCCCGGAACCTGAAGCTGCTGGCGAAGGAGCTGGAGATCCCGGTGATCGCGCTGTCCCAGCTGAACCGTGGTCCGGAGCAGCGCACCGACAAGAAGCCGATGGTCTCCGACCTGCGCGAGTCCGGCTCGATCGAGCAGGACGCCGACATGGTGATCCTGCTGCACCGCGAGGACGCCTACGAGAAGGAGTCCCCGCGGGCGGGCGAGGCGGACCTGATCGTCGCCAAGCACCGAAACGGTCCCACCGCGACCATCACCGTGGCCTTCCAGGGCCACTACTCGCGCTTCGTCGACATGACCCGGGACGTCACCTGA
- a CDS encoding MATE family efflux transporter encodes MPVRSTAAAERRRHDREILALAVPAFGALVAEPLFLMADSAIVGHLGTAQLAGLGIASAALTTVVGVFAFLAYATTAAVARRIGAGDRRAAVQQGIDGIWLALLLSVAMVVLTLALAPQGARLLGASATAEPYAVTYLRISALGVPAMLLVLAATGVLRGFQDTRTPLLVAIGGFTANLLLNLGLVYGAGLGVAGSAWGTVIAQNAMAAVYVAVVVRGARREGASLRPDRAGIRASARAGGPLLIRTLSLRAVLLLATAVAATLGDAEVAAHQITMTVWSFVAFALDAVAIAGQAIIGRYLGAGDLPGTRGATRRMIEWGVGAGVLFGLLMVLARPLYVPLFTADPTVQAQLSTALLLAALTQPVGGLVFVLDGVLMGAGDGAYLAWAMLATLLVFVPAALAVPALGLGLAGLWWAMNLFMLSRAAFLVGRVRTGHWMVTGAVRA; translated from the coding sequence ATGCCCGTCAGATCCACAGCCGCCGCCGAACGCCGCCGACACGACCGGGAGATCCTCGCCCTGGCCGTCCCGGCCTTCGGCGCGCTGGTCGCCGAACCGCTGTTCCTGATGGCCGACTCCGCCATCGTCGGGCACCTCGGCACCGCCCAGCTGGCCGGGCTGGGCATCGCCTCCGCCGCGCTCACCACCGTGGTCGGGGTGTTCGCCTTCCTCGCCTACGCCACCACCGCCGCGGTGGCCCGCCGGATCGGTGCCGGCGACCGCCGGGCCGCCGTCCAGCAGGGCATCGACGGGATCTGGCTGGCGCTGCTGCTCTCCGTGGCCATGGTGGTGCTCACCCTGGCCCTCGCCCCGCAGGGCGCCCGGCTGCTGGGCGCCTCCGCCACCGCCGAACCGTACGCGGTGACCTACCTGCGGATCAGCGCCCTCGGAGTGCCCGCGATGCTGCTGGTGCTGGCCGCCACCGGCGTGCTGCGCGGCTTCCAGGACACCCGCACCCCGCTGCTGGTGGCGATCGGCGGGTTCACCGCCAACCTGCTGCTCAACCTGGGCCTGGTGTACGGCGCCGGTCTCGGGGTGGCCGGCTCCGCCTGGGGCACCGTGATCGCGCAGAACGCGATGGCCGCGGTGTACGTGGCCGTGGTGGTCCGCGGCGCCCGCCGGGAGGGCGCGAGCCTGCGGCCGGACCGGGCCGGGATCCGGGCCTCCGCCCGGGCGGGCGGTCCGCTGCTGATCCGCACGCTGAGCCTGCGGGCGGTCCTGCTGCTGGCCACCGCGGTGGCCGCGACCCTGGGCGACGCCGAGGTGGCGGCCCATCAGATCACCATGACCGTCTGGTCCTTCGTGGCCTTCGCCCTGGACGCGGTGGCGATCGCCGGGCAGGCGATCATCGGGCGCTACCTGGGCGCGGGCGACCTCCCCGGCACCCGCGGGGCGACCCGGCGGATGATCGAGTGGGGCGTGGGCGCGGGCGTGCTGTTCGGCCTGCTGATGGTGCTGGCCCGACCGCTGTACGTCCCGCTGTTCACCGCCGACCCGACCGTGCAGGCCCAGCTCTCCACCGCGCTGCTGCTGGCCGCGCTGACCCAGCCGGTCGGCGGCCTGGTGTTCGTGCTGGACGGCGTGCTGATGGGCGCGGGCGACGGCGCCTACCTGGCCTGGGCGATGCTGGCCACCCTGCTGGTGTTCGTCCCGGCCGCACTGGCGGTCCCCGCGCTGGGCCTCGGCCTGGCCGGCCTCTGGTGGGCGATGAACCTGTTCATGCTGAGCCGGGCCGCCTTCCTGGTCGGCCGGGTGCGCACCGGCCACTGGATGGTCACCGGCGCCGTCCGGGCGTGA
- the rplI gene encoding 50S ribosomal protein L9, which translates to MKIILTHEVPGLGSAGEVVEVKDGYARNFLVPRGFAIRWTKGGQKDVDAIRRARKIHAIQTLEAANEVKAKLEGLQVKLSVRSGDAGRLFGSVTQADVVEAIKAASGPAVDKRAVAIASPIKTVGTHKVSVKLHADVQANLDVNVVAA; encoded by the coding sequence ATGAAGATCATCCTCACTCACGAGGTCCCCGGCCTCGGCAGCGCCGGCGAGGTCGTCGAGGTCAAGGACGGCTACGCCCGCAACTTCCTGGTCCCGCGTGGCTTCGCCATCCGCTGGACCAAGGGCGGTCAGAAGGACGTCGACGCCATCCGTCGCGCCCGGAAGATCCACGCCATCCAGACCCTCGAGGCCGCCAACGAGGTCAAGGCCAAGCTCGAGGGCCTGCAGGTCAAGCTGTCGGTCCGCTCCGGCGACGCCGGCCGCCTGTTCGGCTCGGTGACCCAGGCCGACGTCGTGGAGGCCATCAAGGCCGCCAGCGGCCCGGCCGTGGACAAGCGCGCCGTCGCGATCGCCTCGCCGATCAAGACCGTGGGCACCCACAAGGTCTCGGTCAAGCTGCACGCCGACGTCCAGGCCAACCTCGACGTCAACGTCGTCGCCGCCTGA